TACCGCGCACCAGTACTTTACTTGGTTTGAGAACAGGATCGCCTGCTTTGTATCCCTCTGGCGGACTACCCACGACGGTTACATCGATACTCATCTCTTTTTGTTGTAATTCAGCTAATACAACCGTCACAGAAGTTGGATTTACCTGCGCACGAGCGCGTGCTGGGATACCTTCTAGCTGAACAGGAATGTTTTCATGCTTTCCTGGTTTTAGTTTCTTTAAATCAATATATGCTCGGTACTGATCTGGCGAAATCTGATTTAGGACAGAACGATCCCCAGACAAGTTTAAATCTACTGTCTTAGGAACCTCCACCAACTTATACACCGACTCATCATACTGCGCTTCTAAAGTAACGTTTTGAATAATCATCGGTGACCCATCTCTATTTGACAAAAATAATGCTTCCTCGTTTACCATTACCCACAACATCATAGCTAACCCTACTGCTAACACCTTTAAGAAGCGATCACTTTTCAGCCATTTATTCACGCTTCTCCCCCCTTTTACTCCAAAAGCTCGCAGACTTCTCTGGAGGGCGTAGTTCGATATAGAGTCGTGATAACAACTCTTCTTCACTCAGGCCACGCTCCAATTGACCATGAATAGCAAGTGATATATGACCTGTCTCTTCCGAAACAATCAGAGCGATGGCATCAGACATCTCTGTAATCCCAATACCCGCACGGTGACGAGTACCCAATTCCTTGCTAATAAAGGGGTTTTCTGATAACGGCAAGTAGCAACTCGCCGCTTCTACCCTTCCTTTACGCATAATTACTGCCCCATCGTGTAAAGGTGCATTCGGCATAAAGATATTGGTTAGTAATTCAGCACTCAACTCGGCATCCAGCGGGACACCCGTCTCTATATAATCAGATAAACCCGTATCTCTTTCAATCACCACCAACGCTCCAATTTTTTGTACAGAGCATTGGGCTGCTGCTTTGGCGATATCACCTGCTATTCGTGTTATCACCTGCTCTTCTCCTAATGAACCGCGATTAGAAAAAAGCCGTCCTCTACCTAACTGTTCAAGCGCTCGTCGAAGTTCAGGCTGAAAGATAATAATAATGACCAATAATCCTAGTTCAAATAAATTTTCGATGAGCCACCGCAAAGTAGATAATTGCAGGAAGGCACTTAACATCCACCCAGCAACCACAACGGAAATCCCTTTTAATAATTGGATAGAGCGGGTTCCACGCAGTAACTGGAGTAACTTATATATTAAATAGCTGACAATGGTAACATCTACAATGACACTTAAGTATTGTCCTATTCCGTTGAATACTCCCATAGGCCGCCTCCCCGATCCCGTTAGAAATCGGCTATTCCTTTCATCACTTTTCCATTATATCATAGCATAACCCTCTTCTTCCCACGTAGACACCTCATGGTATCCGTCCGCAAAAAGAAGAGGGGGAGATACTGTTTTTAACGAAAC
This sequence is a window from Mechercharimyces sp. CAU 1602. Protein-coding genes within it:
- the cdaA gene encoding diadenylate cyclase CdaA — encoded protein: MGVFNGIGQYLSVIVDVTIVSYLIYKLLQLLRGTRSIQLLKGISVVVAGWMLSAFLQLSTLRWLIENLFELGLLVIIIIFQPELRRALEQLGRGRLFSNRGSLGEEQVITRIAGDIAKAAAQCSVQKIGALVVIERDTGLSDYIETGVPLDAELSAELLTNIFMPNAPLHDGAVIMRKGRVEAASCYLPLSENPFISKELGTRHRAGIGITEMSDAIALIVSEETGHISLAIHGQLERGLSEEELLSRLYIELRPPEKSASFWSKRGEKRE